CTCGGCGTCGACGTCGGGCGGGTGTGGAACTTCTACAACATCCTCTTCCCGTGGCGCTGGAACACCGAATCCGCGATGTTCGAGGTCGCGCTCTGCATGCCGCTCTATGCGTTCCTGTTCCTGGCGTTCGAGAACGTCCCCTACGTACTCGAGCGCATCTGGGCGACGGGCGGACCGGTCGCGCGACGCAGGATCCGCGCCGTCGAGCCGTTCCTGCGCCGCATCTATCCGTTCATGATCGCCGGCGCCTACGTGCTGCCGGCGATGCACCAGTCGTCGCTCGGCGCGCTGCTGTCGCTCGCCGGCGCCAAGGTGCACCCGCTCTGGCAGACACCCTGGCTCCCGGTCCTCTATCTGATTCAGGCGGTCGTGTGCGGCTTCGCGGCGACGATCTTCGCGCTCATGACGGCGTGCCTGTACTGGAAGCGGCCGATCGACGTCTCGATCCTGTCCGAGCTGGCCGATCTCCTCTCGAAGACGATCTTCCTGTGGCTCGGGCTCCGCCTCGCGGACGTCGCGTGGCGGCACGAGCTGGGCGCGGCGGTCGCGCTCGACAGCTACAGCGTCATCTTCCTCGCCGAGAACGT
The Candidatus Eisenbacteria bacterium DNA segment above includes these coding regions:
- the nrfD gene encoding NrfD/PsrC family molybdoenzyme membrane anchor subunit; amino-acid sequence: LGVDVGRVWNFYNILFPWRWNTESAMFEVALCMPLYAFLFLAFENVPYVLERIWATGGPVARRRIRAVEPFLRRIYPFMIAGAYVLPAMHQSSLGALLSLAGAKVHPLWQTPWLPVLYLIQAVVCGFAATIFALMTACLYWKRPIDVSILSELADLLSKTIFLWLGLRLADVAWRHELGAAVALDSYSVIFLAENVGLLVPALVFRSRRLRETPRVLYNMTTLAGLASLLYRFAPTTLAFRPGGPHDVYFPSVPELLIMCGWIALAIVGFSLAVKTFAILPAPIEAWDRLIAVARADHPEWRLDVHGNPTDD